One stretch of Atribacterota bacterium DNA includes these proteins:
- a CDS encoding leucine-rich repeat domain-containing protein: MKKQIFLLLLLFITSLFTIGCQLCDYGLLLPNNPSPTPEEYFTFDEETRTITSYDNGTGDGNPYGDDIVIPPTINGIPVEHIGHKAFDSSGLYTWIRSVVLPDTITTIGSYACINNDLHLLTIPDSVISIGSYAFYGNSLTVITIPDSINFIDEYVFGGNPLKSITIGADVDIYSGQSIGYYKEGTYPSFEYEYVGFKSFYDANGREAGTYKLINMKWIKM, from the coding sequence ATGAAAAAACAAATTTTTTTGCTGTTGTTACTTTTTATCACTTCATTGTTCACTATCGGATGTCAACTGTGTGATTACGGTCTACTGTTACCCAACAACCCATCTCCCACACCGGAGGAGTATTTTACCTTTGATGAAGAAACCAGAACGATTACCAGTTATGACAATGGTACTGGTGATGGGAACCCTTATGGTGATGATATTGTTATACCTCCAACCATTAATGGGATACCGGTAGAACATATTGGACATAAAGCTTTTGATTCATCAGGACTTTACACATGGATAAGATCAGTTGTTTTACCGGATACCATCACGACCATTGGGAGTTATGCATGTATTAATAATGACCTTCATTTATTAACTATCCCTGATAGTGTTATATCCATTGGAAGCTATGCATTTTATGGTAATTCCTTAACAGTTATTACCATTCCTGATAGTATCAACTTTATTGATGAGTACGTATTTGGTGGTAATCCTCTAAAATCAATAACAATCGGTGCAGATGTTGATATTTATAGTGGGCAATCCATAGGATATTATAAAGAAGGTACTTATCCGTCTTTTGAGTATGAATATGTGGGGTTTAAAAGTTTTTATGATGCAAATGGAAGAGAAGCCGGTACTTATAAATTAATCAATATGAAATGGATCAAGATGTAG